One window from the genome of Bradyrhizobium xenonodulans encodes:
- a CDS encoding sulfite exporter TauE/SafE family protein produces the protein MTIVSGFADISIFQLLLVATMALFASIIGGLAGYGTGALMPLVLVPLVGAEPVVPIIAISAMFTNCSRVIAYLRHVDRRRALIVLACAGLTTVLGAYGYTRLTNAGAALVIGSMLILSVPLRRVLRRREVRIGDSGLAAGSVGYGVLVGGTSGSGVILLSLLMAAGLEGAAVIATDAMISLGTGLIKISVFGLAGAVNAQVLAFALLIGAIAIPGAFLAKAFVERMPVHIHTAILDAAVITGGLVMISAAGRQLLT, from the coding sequence GTGACCATCGTTTCAGGCTTCGCCGACATCTCGATCTTCCAGCTCCTGCTGGTGGCAACGATGGCGTTGTTTGCTTCGATCATCGGTGGTCTCGCCGGCTACGGCACCGGCGCCCTGATGCCGCTGGTGCTGGTGCCTCTGGTCGGCGCCGAGCCCGTGGTGCCGATCATCGCGATCTCGGCGATGTTCACCAATTGCAGCCGCGTCATCGCTTATCTGCGTCATGTCGACCGCCGCCGTGCGCTGATCGTGCTGGCCTGCGCAGGCTTGACGACCGTGCTCGGCGCCTACGGCTACACGCGCCTCACCAATGCCGGCGCCGCGCTCGTGATCGGCTCCATGCTGATCCTGAGCGTGCCGCTGCGCCGCGTGCTTCGCCGCCGCGAGGTCAGGATCGGCGACTCTGGTCTCGCTGCCGGCTCGGTCGGCTACGGCGTGCTGGTCGGCGGCACCTCCGGCTCGGGCGTGATCCTGCTGTCGCTGCTGATGGCCGCGGGCCTCGAAGGTGCCGCCGTGATCGCGACCGACGCGATGATCTCGCTCGGCACCGGCCTGATCAAGATCTCCGTGTTCGGCCTTGCCGGCGCGGTGAATGCGCAAGTGCTCGCCTTCGCGCTGCTGATTGGCGCGATCGCGATCCCCGGCGCGTTCCTGGCAAAGGCTTTCGTCGAGCGGATGCCGGTGCACATCCACACTGCGATCCTCGACGCCGCGGTGATCACCGGCGGGCTGGTGATGATCTCGGCGGCGGGGAGGCAGCTGCTCACTTAG
- a CDS encoding alpha/beta hydrolase family protein has translation MKFARIAALMSLIASTNSLLISSEALAQSRPDDEMFDPAKVISGMQISPAACKEMEARETAVWVSVGSNGYCLRYYAAGLKADGQNPLAVIWMPGDVMGGPNGVRHQAGLGVAAMIEQSQAQFGRYGVPFIFLARPGTYGSAGKHFDVRHTPLEAKLMIAAIDTLKSRYRISRWVLGGHSGGGTLAAEFLAQRNDLQCVILSSPAAAYRARLRARGWVSRLKTEVFFDPYDSLNEIPDQPARRIFLISDPRDSNIPFSTQELYFNGLKSHGHSAWLVPLTKARGPTYHSLVDFGQAAEGMCANGVATDVMLQTLRAMPMQSDRISN, from the coding sequence TTGAAATTCGCCAGAATCGCGGCTCTCATGTCATTGATTGCGAGTACAAATTCGCTCCTGATTTCGTCGGAAGCGTTGGCCCAGTCACGGCCAGACGATGAGATGTTCGATCCAGCTAAAGTCATCAGCGGAATGCAGATTTCGCCCGCAGCCTGCAAAGAGATGGAGGCGCGTGAAACGGCGGTCTGGGTCAGCGTCGGGAGCAACGGATATTGCCTGAGATACTACGCAGCAGGATTGAAGGCAGACGGACAAAATCCACTGGCCGTCATCTGGATGCCGGGTGATGTGATGGGTGGGCCTAACGGCGTACGCCACCAAGCAGGGCTTGGCGTTGCGGCGATGATCGAACAATCGCAAGCGCAGTTCGGACGGTACGGTGTGCCGTTCATCTTCCTGGCTAGGCCCGGCACCTACGGAAGTGCAGGAAAACATTTCGACGTCAGGCACACGCCACTGGAAGCGAAGCTGATGATCGCTGCAATCGATACGTTGAAGTCGCGTTATCGCATTAGCCGCTGGGTGCTGGGAGGGCACAGTGGAGGCGGGACTCTTGCGGCAGAGTTCCTCGCTCAGCGCAATGACCTTCAGTGCGTCATTCTTTCTTCACCGGCTGCGGCGTATCGCGCGCGATTGAGGGCAAGGGGATGGGTCAGCCGTTTGAAGACCGAAGTCTTTTTTGATCCTTACGATTCCTTGAACGAAATACCGGATCAACCTGCACGAAGGATATTCCTGATCTCTGATCCGCGTGACTCCAACATCCCGTTTTCAACGCAGGAATTGTATTTCAATGGGCTGAAATCGCATGGACATTCTGCTTGGCTTGTCCCACTCACGAAGGCACGAGGCCCGACGTATCATAGCCTGGTTGATTTTGGCCAAGCGGCGGAAGGGATGTGTGCAAATGGGGTGGCGACCGACGTCATGCTGCAAACGTTGCGTGCGATGCCAATGCAATCAGATCGCATATCAAATTAA